Within Acidimicrobiia bacterium, the genomic segment GCCCCCGCTGGTCGGCGTATCTGAGCTGGGCGGAGAGCTTGCGAGCATCCGGGTACAGCTCGACTGACAGCCCGGCGCGCCGGAGCTCGGCCGCCACCGCGATGTGGTCCGAGCCCCTGTCGGCGTCGAACATCGCCACCAACACCGGACTGACCGCAGCCGCGCTGTCGAGCAATCCGAGCTCGGCGATGGCGGCGAGGAGCCGATCGACCCCGAGCGAAGCGCCCACGCCCGGGAGCCGACTCTTGGTGTACACACCCGCCAGGTCGTCGTAACGCCCTCCCGAGCAGCACGAGCCGATGTCCGGGAGGTCGTCGAGGTAGGTCTCGAACACGGTGCCCGTGTAGTAGTCGAGGCCCCTGGCGATGGCGACGTCGAGCTCGACGGATGCAACGCCGCCGGCGGCGGCACCGTCGAAGAACCGCACCAGCTCGTCGACGCCGCTCCTTCCCGTCGCGGACGAGGCGACGAGTCGTTCGAGACCGGCGAGGACGTCGCCCGTCGACCCCGCCATCTCGGCGAACGTGAGGATCTCCGCCGCCTGGCCGGCCGTGAGGCCCGCCACGTCGACCAACTCAGCCGAGACCGCCTGTGCGCCGATCTTCGGCAGCTTGTCGAGCGCCCGGAGCACCGTCGTCGACGGACGGGCGACGTCGAGCCGCTCGAGGAGCCCGTTGAGGACCTTGCGGTTGTTGACCTTGATCGTGAAACGCTCGAACCCGAGCGAGGAGAACAGCTCGTCGATGACCGCCGCCGTCTCGACGTCGGCGACGACGCTCTCGGTGCCGATCGTGTCGAAGTCGGCTTGGAGGAACTCCCGATAACGGCCTCGCTGGGTGTTCTCTCCACGCCACACGGTACCGACGTGGTACCGCTTGAACGGCATACCGAGCTCGTGCTCGTGCTCGGCAACGTATCTGGCGAGCGGAACCGTCAGGTCGAAGCGCAGCGCCACGTCCCTCCCCCCGGCGTCCTCGAAGCGATACAGCTGGCGATCCGCCTCGTCGCTGCCCTTGCCGAGGAGGATGTCGGTGTACTCGAGCGCCGGGGTCTCGATGGGACCGAAGCCGTATCTGCGGAACACCGATCGGGCGACGTCGACGAGGTGCTCGCGGGCGACCGCGGCGCTCGGGAGCAGATCTCTGAACCCTTTCAGGGTTCTCGGTCGGACACGATCAGCCATGGCTCAGCGGTTCGGGGCGATGCGGTCGGCGGCCCTGTCGAGCGCCGTGGCGATGCGTTCTGCGCCGGCGCGCCCGATCGCCGACGGCGACAGGCGCTCCCTGGCCCTCCTCACCTGGGCGACGAGGTAGGCGCCGAGGCCGATCGTCACCAGCAC encodes:
- the hisS gene encoding histidine--tRNA ligase, with the protein product MADRVRPRTLKGFRDLLPSAAVAREHLVDVARSVFRRYGFGPIETPALEYTDILLGKGSDEADRQLYRFEDAGGRDVALRFDLTVPLARYVAEHEHELGMPFKRYHVGTVWRGENTQRGRYREFLQADFDTIGTESVVADVETAAVIDELFSSLGFERFTIKVNNRKVLNGLLERLDVARPSTTVLRALDKLPKIGAQAVSAELVDVAGLTAGQAAEILTFAEMAGSTGDVLAGLERLVASSATGRSGVDELVRFFDGAAAGGVASVELDVAIARGLDYYTGTVFETYLDDLPDIGSCCSGGRYDDLAGVYTKSRLPGVGASLGVDRLLAAIAELGLLDSAAAVSPVLVAMFDADRGSDHIAVAAELRRAGLSVELYPDARKLSAQLRYADQRG